A single Saccopteryx bilineata isolate mSacBil1 chromosome 7, mSacBil1_pri_phased_curated, whole genome shotgun sequence DNA region contains:
- the GGCT gene encoding gamma-glutamylcyclotransferase isoform X1: MPGPRRGRDMANSGCKVLQSNEESFLYFAYGSNLLTARIHLRNPSAVFCCVACLQDFKLDFGNSQGKTSKTWHGGIATVFQSPGDEVWGVVWKMNKSNLSSLDKQEGVNSGTYAPINVKVYTQEGEEITCRTYEMKNYQSAPPSPQYKKVICMGAKENGLPQEYQKKLNEIEPNDYKGKVSEEIEDIIRRGETKTH, translated from the exons ATGCCGGGGCCGCGCAGGGGCCGGGACATGGCGAACTCGGGCTGTAAGGTCCTGCAGAGCAACGAGGAGAGTTTTCTGTACTTTGCCTACGGCAGCAACCTGCTGACCGCGCGGATCCACCTCCGAAACCCCTCGGCCGTGTTCTGCTGCGTGGCCTGCCTGCAG GATTTTAAGCTTGACTTCGGCAATTCCCAAGGAAAAACAAGTAAAACTTGGCATGGAGGTATAGCCACCGTTTTTCAGAGTCCTGGCGATGAAGTGTGGGGAGTGGTGTGGAAAATGAACAAAAGCAATTTAAGTTCCCTGGATAA GCAAGAAGGAGTTAATAGTGGAACATATGCCCCAATTAATGTTAAAGTTTACACtcaagaaggagaagaaataacCTGTCGAACTTATGAGATGAAAAATTACCAGAGCGCCCCCCCTTCACCGCAGTACAAAAAG GTCATTTGCATGGGGGCAAAAGAGAATGGTTTGCCACAGGAGTATCAGAAGAAGTTAAATGAAATAGAACCGAATGACTACAAAGGAAAGGTCTCAGAAGAAATCGAAGACATTATCAGGAGAGGAGAAACAAAAACTCATTAG
- the GGCT gene encoding gamma-glutamylcyclotransferase isoform X2 has translation MPGPRRGRDMANSGCKVLQSNEESFLYFAYGSNLLTARIHLRNPSAVFCCVACLQDFKLDFGNSQGKTSKTWHGGIATVFQSPGDEVWGVVWKMNKSNLSSLDKSFAWGQKRMVCHRSIRRS, from the exons ATGCCGGGGCCGCGCAGGGGCCGGGACATGGCGAACTCGGGCTGTAAGGTCCTGCAGAGCAACGAGGAGAGTTTTCTGTACTTTGCCTACGGCAGCAACCTGCTGACCGCGCGGATCCACCTCCGAAACCCCTCGGCCGTGTTCTGCTGCGTGGCCTGCCTGCAG GATTTTAAGCTTGACTTCGGCAATTCCCAAGGAAAAACAAGTAAAACTTGGCATGGAGGTATAGCCACCGTTTTTCAGAGTCCTGGCGATGAAGTGTGGGGAGTGGTGTGGAAAATGAACAAAAGCAATTTAAGTTCCCTGGATAA GTCATTTGCATGGGGGCAAAAGAGAATGGTTTGCCACAGGAGTATCAGAAGAAGTTAA
- the NOD1 gene encoding nucleotide-binding oligomerization domain-containing protein 1, with amino-acid sequence METRGGGEMEITPFGFLHRHIQLLKTNRELLVTHIRNTQCLVDNLLQNDYFSAEDAEIVGACPTQPDKVRKVLDLVQSKGEEVSEFFLYVLQKLADAYVDLRPWLSEIGFSPSELIRSKAVVNTDPVSRYIQQLRHQLGRNSKFIQCYSQKEEVLLEDMYMDTIVELVGFGNESLGSLGSPASLLDHSTGVLNEQGETIFVFGDAGVGKSMLLQRLQSLWAAGQLDAGLKFFFHFRCRMFSCFKDSDALSLQDLLFKHYCYPEQDPEEVFAFLLRFPHTALFTFDGLDELHSDFDLSRAPDASSPWEPAHPLVLLASLLSGVLLKGATKLLTARTGVEIPRQLLRKKVLLRGFSRSHLRAYTRRMFPDRAVQRSLLDQLEANPQLCSLCAVPLFCWIVFRCFQHFHGAAAGCARLPSCTVTLTDVFLLVTEVHLNRTQPRSLVQQNTRSQAETFRTGRATLHWLGRVAHWGMEKNLFVFSQEEAQASEVQEGDLQLGLLRAVPELGVEGDRPAYEFFHITLQAFFAAFFLVVDDKVGTRGLLRFFQEWAPPGEAAAVSCPRRFLPFQCLGDGGLAGEDPFKNKDHFQFTNLFLCGLLSKAKQRLLQHLVPAATLRRKRRALWAHLSASLRSYLRNLPRVQSGGFSQVQAMPTFIWMLRCIYETQSEGVGRLAARGICANYLKLTYCNACSADCSALAFVLHHFRRRLALDLDNNNLNDYGVCELRPCFSRLTVIRLSVNQITDRGVKVLYEELTKYKILTFLGLYNNQITDVGAGYIARILEECKGLTHLKLGKNEITSEGGKCLALAVKNSKSISEVGMWGNHIGDEGAKAFAEALKNHPSLTNLSLAFNGISTEGGKSLARALQQNASLRIFWLTKNELDDEVAESLAETLQVNQTLKHLWLIQNQITARGIARLAEALQKNTGIMEICLNGNLIKPEEAQAFESEKRLVCF; translated from the exons ATGGAGACACGGGGCGGTGGTGAGATGGAAATCACCCCGTTTGGGTTCCTTCACCGCCACATTCAGTTGTTGAAAACCAACCGTGAGCTTCTGGTCACGCACATCCGCAACACCCAGTGTCTGGTGGACAACCTGCTGCAGAATGACTACTTCTCGGCTGAGGACGCGGAGATCGTGGGCGCCTGCCCCACGCAGCCTGACAAG GTCCGCAAAGTTCTGGACCTGGTGCAGAGCAAGGGCGAAGAGGTGTCCGAGTTCTTCCTCTACGTCCTCCAGAAGCTGGCAGACGCTTACGTGGACCTCAGGCCCTGGCTATCGGAGATCGGCTTCTCCCCGTCTGAGCTCATTCGGAGCAAAGCTGTTGTCAACACTGACCCAG TGAGCCGGTACATCCAGCAGTTGCGACACCAGCTGGGCCGCAACTCCAAGTTCATCCAGTGCTACTCGCAGAAGGAGGAGGTGCTGTTGGAGGACATGTACATGGACACCATCGTGGAGCTGGTCGGCTTCGGCAACGAGAGCCTGGGCAGCCTGGGCAGCCCGGCCAGCCTGCTGGACCACTCCACGGGCGTCCTCAACGAGCAAGGGGAGACCATCTTCGTCTTCGGGGACGCGGGCGTGGGCAAGTCCATGCTGCTGCAGCGGCTGCAGAGCCTCTGGGCCGCTGGCCAGCTGGACGCGGGGCTCAAGTTCTTCTTCCACTTCCGCTGCCGCATGTTCAGCTGCTTCAAGGACAGCGACGCGCTGTCGCTGCAGGACCTGCTCTTCAAGCACTACTGCTACCCGGAGCAGGACCCCGAGGAGGTGTTCGCCTTCCTGCTGCGCTTCCCCCACACGGCCCTCTTTACCTTCGACGGCCTGGACGAGCTGCACTCGGACTTCGACCTGAGCCGCGCGCCGGACGCCTCGTCGCCCTGGGAGCCCGCGCACCCGCTGGTCCTGCTGGCCAGCCTGCTCAGCGGCGTGCTGCTCAAGGGCGCCACCAAGCTGCTGACGGCCCGCACGGGCGTCGAGATCCCGCGCCAGCTCCTCCGGAAGAAGGTGCTGCTGCGGGGCTTCTCCCGGAGCCACCTGCGGGCCTACACGCGGAGGATGTTCCCGGACCGGGCGGTGCAGCGCAGCCTGCTGGACCAGCTGGAGGCCAACCCGCAGCTCTGCAGCCTGTGCGCCGTGCCGCTCTTCTGCTGGATCGTCTTCCGCTGCTTCCAGCACTTCCACGGCGCCGCCGCCGGCTGCGCGCGGCTGCCCAGCTGCACGGTGACCCTGACCGACGTCTTCCTACTGGTCACCGAGGTCCACCTGAACAGGACGCAGCCCCGCAGCCTGGTGCAGCAGAACACGCGGAGCCAGGCGGAGACCTTCCGCACCGGCCGGGCCACCCTGCACTGGCTGGGCCGGGTGGCCCACTGGGGCATGGAGAAGAACCTCTTTGTCTTCAGCCAGGAGGAGGCGCAGGCCTCCGAGGTGCAGGAGGGCGACCTGCAGCTGGGCCTCCTGCGGGCCGTGCCCGAGCTGGGCGTCGAAGGGGACCGGCCGGCCTATGAATTTTTCCACATCACCCTCCAGGCCTTCTTTGCTGCCTTCTTCCTCGTGGTGGATGACAAGGTGGGCACTCGGGGGCTGCTCCGCTTCTTCCAGGAGTGGGCGCCTCCCGGGGAGGCGGCGGCCGTGTCCTGTCCCCGCCGCTTCCTCCCTTTCCAGTGCCTGGGGGACGGTGGCCTGGCGGGGGAAGACCCCTTCAAGAACAAGGACCACTTTCAGTTCACCAACCTCTTCCTGTGCGGGCTGTTGTCCAAAGCCAAGCAGAGGCTCCTGCAGCACCTGGTGCCAGCTGCCACCCTGCGGAGGAAGCGCAGGGCCCTGTGGGCGCACCTGTCTGCCAGCCTGCGGTCCTACCTGAGGAACCTGCCCCGCGTCCAGTCCGGGGGCTTCAGCCAGGTGCAGGCCATGCCCACCTTCATCTGGATGCTTCGCTGCATCTATGAGACGCAGAGCGAGGGGGTGGGGCGGCTGGCGGCCCGGGGCATCTGCGCCAACTACCTTAAGCTGACCTACTGCAACGCCTGCTCGGCCGACTGCAGCGCCCTGGCCTTCGTCCTGCACCACTTCCGCCGGCGGCTGGCCCTCGACCTGGACAACAACAACCTCAATGACTACGGCGTGTGCGAGCTGAGGCCCTGCTTCAGCCGCCTCACCGTCATCAG ACTCAGCGTCAACCAGATCACTGACAGGGGGGTCAAGGTGCTGTACGAAGAGCTGACCAAGTACAAAATCCTGACGTTTCTAGG CTTGTACAACAACCAGATCACCGATGTCGGAGCCGGCTACATCGCCAGGATCTTGGAGGAATGCAAAGGCCTCACACACCTTAA ACTGGGGAAAAACGAAATAACGAGTGAGGGGGGCAAGTGTCTCGCGCTGGCCGTGAAGAACAGCAAGTCAATCTCTGAAGTCGG GATGTGGGGCAATCACATTGGTGATGAGGGAGCCAAGGCCTTCGCAGAGGCGCTGAAAAACCACCCCAGCCTGACCAACCTGAG TCTTGCATTCAACGGCATTTCTACAGAAGGAGGAAAGAGCCTCGCGCGGGCCCTACAGCAGAATGCGTCTCTGCGGATCTTCTG GCTCACCAAAAACGAACTGGACGACGAAGTGGCAGAGAGCTTGGCAGAGACGTTGCAAGTCAACCAGACGTTGAAACATTTATG